From the Amycolatopsis thermoflava N1165 genome, one window contains:
- a CDS encoding DNA adenine methylase — protein MKPPFAYFGGKTRLAEQIAATFPPHEHYVEPFAGSLAVLLAKPRSRMETVNDLDGDLMTFWRVLRDQPDELARVCALTPHARAEHLEAYALEQAPTDLERARRVWVLLTQGRGGQMRPTGWRHYVDPAGSVLGMPGYLEAYVGRIAPAAARLAGVTLERQPALELIARYGRSPNVLLYVDPPYLGSTRVSGGYRHEMKAADEHRELAAALLECRATVVLSGYESPLYAEMFGDWHVTRIETTTGQGGRRQDRTEVLWCNRRPDATLFDLEAS, from the coding sequence ATGAAACCGCCCTTCGCGTACTTCGGTGGAAAGACGAGGCTCGCCGAGCAGATCGCGGCCACGTTCCCGCCGCACGAGCACTACGTGGAGCCCTTCGCTGGCTCGCTCGCCGTCCTGCTCGCCAAGCCGCGCTCGAGGATGGAGACCGTCAACGACCTCGACGGCGACCTCATGACGTTCTGGCGTGTGCTGCGCGACCAGCCCGACGAGCTGGCCCGCGTGTGCGCGTTGACCCCGCACGCCCGCGCCGAGCACCTCGAGGCCTACGCGCTCGAGCAGGCGCCGACCGACCTCGAGCGAGCACGCCGCGTCTGGGTGCTGCTCACGCAGGGCCGTGGCGGTCAGATGCGCCCGACCGGATGGCGTCACTACGTCGACCCGGCCGGCTCGGTGCTCGGCATGCCGGGTTACCTCGAGGCCTACGTAGGCCGGATCGCGCCGGCCGCCGCCCGGCTCGCCGGGGTCACGCTCGAGCGTCAACCCGCGCTCGAGCTGATCGCGCGATACGGCCGTAGCCCGAACGTGCTGCTGTACGTCGACCCGCCGTACCTCGGATCCACTCGAGTCTCGGGTGGCTACCGGCACGAGATGAAGGCCGCGGACGAACACCGCGAGCTGGCCGCCGCGCTGCTCGAGTGCCGCGCAACAGTCGTGCTGTCCGGCTATGAATCGCCGCTCTATGCCGAAATGTTCGGCGATTGGCACGTGACGCGAATCGAGACGACCACCGGCCAAGGGGGCAGACGCCAGGACCGAACCGAGGTGCTGTGGTGCAACCGACGCCCCGACGCGACCCTGTTCGACCTCGAGGCCTCATGA